Sequence from the Aromatoleum petrolei genome:
ACACACAAGGAGAACGAGGAGATGAAGACCCCTGCCCGCAAGCTCGCCTTTGCCGCATTGATCGCGTTGCTCGCCAGCGGTGCGAGCGCTGCCGAGATCACGCTGAAGGCCGTCAGCGCGTTCGGCCATGACACCTTCTTCAACCAGCGCTTCCGGACCTTCGTCGACAAGGTCAATGCCGAAGGCAAGGGCATCATGAAGATCCAGGTCGTCGGCGGCCCCGAGGCAATCCCGCCGCTCGAAGTCGGCAACGCGGTGCGCACCGGTGTCGTCGACCTGGCGAATACCACCGGCGTGTTCCATGCGAACCTCGTCCCGGAGGCGCTCGCCGGCTCCTTCGCCGAAAAATCGATGGCGGAGCTGCGCGCCAACGGCGGCTACGCGCTGCTCGACCGCATCCACCGCGACAAGGCCAACATGGTGTGGCTCGCGCGCGTCTCCGACGGGCTGCAGTACCACATCTACACGAACAAGAAGGTCGACGCCGGCAATTTCTCGGGCATGAAGCTCAGGAGCGTGCCGGTCTATCGCGCGTTCTTCCAGGCGCTCGGTGCGACGCCGCTGCAGGTGCCGCCGGGCGAAGTGTTCACCGCACTCGAGCGCGGCGTCGTCGAGGGGTACGGCTGGCCCTCGGTAGGCATCTTCGACCTCGGCTGGCAGGAGAAGACGAAGTACCGCGTCGAACCGGGCTTCTACAACGTCGAGGTCGGCCTCTACATGAATCAGAACACCTGGAAGAAGCTCGACGACGCGCAGCGCGCGTTCCTCGAGAAGCAGATCGCGTGGGTCGAGGCGGAGAACGTCAAGGACCTGAAGGCGGCCGAGGCCGAGAAGGCGCGTCAGGCCGGCGCGAAGATCGAGACCATCGCGATTCCCGAGGCCGAGGTCCGGCAGTTCCGCGCCCGCGCCTACGACGCGGGCTGGAAGGGCATCGAACAGGCGAGCTCGCAGAACGTCGCGAAGCTGCGCGAACTCTTCGGCAACGTGCACTGAGCCGCGCCCGGCGGGCCGGAGGGCCCGCGGGCGCTACCCACCGCCGGCCTTACTCGCCGTCGGCGAGCGGCGCTGCCGGCGGGTGCAGCGCGATCAGATCCTTCAGCATGCCGATCAGCAGCGCCGCATTGTCGTGGCCGAACGGTTCCAGCACGGCCTGCTGGTGGCGCAAGGCGCGCGCGCACAGCGAGTCCCCAAGCCCCCGCCCCTTGCGCGTGAGGCGCACGAGCGTCTGACGGCGATCGTGGCGCACGCCGGTGCGCTCGACGAGCCCGTCGGCCTCCATCCGCTGCACGACCTTGCTCAGCGTCGGCTGTTTCGTCAGCGCGAGCTGCGCGAGCGTGCCGATGCTCTCGCCCTCGCTGCCGAACAGACTCGCGAGCACGCGCCATTCGGTCACTGACAGGCCGGCGGCCTCCACCTCGCGATGGAACTCGCGCGAGATGCGGCTGCTCGCCTGCGCGAGCAGGTACGCGAGATAGCCGTCGACGAAGCGTGCCGACGATTGCGCCAAAGGCTCGTTTTCCGTTGTCGTGCCGTCCGTCATGCCCCGCTCCGTTCCCGCCGGACCCTGCTCTGACTGGGTCCTGCGCGGCGAGCGCGACATGCGCCGCCGATGTTGCGGCTGATTATGCTTCAGGTCAGGGCACGTTCGACACGCCGGCGATGCATTTGCCGGATCGTGCCGGGGAACGGGGCAGGCGGCAGCTATTCGAAGCGGTAGCGCACCATCGCGCTCAGCCGGCTGATCGTGCCCTCGTCGTCCTGGAAGGTTTCCCGCTGGCCGACGGTGTAGTCGAGGCCGACGTCCACGTTACGGTAGGGATTCCACAGCGTATTGAGGAAGAGCTGGCGCAAGGCGCGGTTCGGTGCGAAGTCGGAGTTCGCTCCGCCGACGGCCGCGAGTTGGGCGGCGTTCGCGGCGTCGTCGCGCTGGAAACGAGTGTACGCCACGGCGGCGGTGCTGCGCAGCGTGTCGGTCCACTTGTGCGTGTAGCCGAGATGCGCCCCCCAGGCTTTCCACAGGCGCAGGCCATCCGGCGTCTCGGCCGCCTGCTGCACGAGGCCGTTGTACATGTAACGGCCGATGCCGTCGCCGCCGGCGGCCAGCATCACGATGCTGTCGCGCGCGCCGAGATTGACGCGCGCGCTTGCCGCCAAGCCGTAGCCGCGCTTCGAGTGGCGGTCGTTCTCGTACTCCATCGTCACGCCGCGCAGCGAGAA
This genomic interval carries:
- a CDS encoding MarR family winged helix-turn-helix transcriptional regulator: MTDGTTTENEPLAQSSARFVDGYLAYLLAQASSRISREFHREVEAAGLSVTEWRVLASLFGSEGESIGTLAQLALTKQPTLSKVVQRMEADGLVERTGVRHDRRQTLVRLTRKGRGLGDSLCARALRHQQAVLEPFGHDNAALLIGMLKDLIALHPPAAPLADGE
- the dctP gene encoding TRAP transporter substrate-binding protein DctP; this translates as MKTPARKLAFAALIALLASGASAAEITLKAVSAFGHDTFFNQRFRTFVDKVNAEGKGIMKIQVVGGPEAIPPLEVGNAVRTGVVDLANTTGVFHANLVPEALAGSFAEKSMAELRANGGYALLDRIHRDKANMVWLARVSDGLQYHIYTNKKVDAGNFSGMKLRSVPVYRAFFQALGATPLQVPPGEVFTALERGVVEGYGWPSVGIFDLGWQEKTKYRVEPGFYNVEVGLYMNQNTWKKLDDAQRAFLEKQIAWVEAENVKDLKAAEAEKARQAGAKIETIAIPEAEVRQFRARAYDAGWKGIEQASSQNVAKLRELFGNVH